In a genomic window of Shouchella clausii:
- a CDS encoding thiol-disulfide oxidoreductase DCC family protein, with protein MGPTFYDPKKHAVILFDGVCNVCNHSVQFIVNHDKNGYFLFASLQSPVAESYFSTLGISDKNLRSIVLIEGEQYVTESTAVLRICKKLTGLWKILYVLILVPPFIRDPAYRWFARNRYRFFGKREQCMIPSPEIKTRFLD; from the coding sequence ATGGGTCCTACTTTTTACGATCCGAAGAAACATGCCGTTATTCTATTTGATGGCGTGTGCAATGTATGCAACCATTCAGTCCAGTTTATTGTCAACCATGACAAGAACGGTTATTTTTTGTTTGCCTCTTTGCAGTCGCCGGTAGCGGAATCTTATTTCTCCACACTAGGCATTTCCGACAAAAACCTACGTTCAATCGTGTTGATTGAAGGAGAGCAGTATGTAACCGAATCAACCGCAGTCCTACGAATTTGCAAAAAACTAACCGGACTATGGAAAATTCTCTATGTACTTATTCTTGTCCCTCCCTTCATTCGCGACCCCGCTTACCGCTGGTTTGCGCGAAACCGTTACCGCTTCTTCGGCAAACGAGAGCAATGCATGATCCCCTCCCCTGAAATAAAAACGCGCTTTTTAGATTGA
- a CDS encoding choline esterase has translation MKTFDAFPEPIGSYTVGRTQIDFEYTASDHSKRELTAFVYYPSDSSEGKATSTYMFPEVYDMLDEQPLLTALKDAYSIDIKTQCYDDLALSGKEKRYPVLFYVCGGGGSPEWGTVISTDLASLGYVVVSIGHQNSTMYKRKDGRLFNVSKDFSDVIMAFSEDPEMVALASKMEMRPDDETAIEMCQNVLTLPILAKLTEYSELQAEDVRYVADYLYKLDSGELNSIFKGRLLLEVGMGIVGHSYGGPTTAIVCRDDDRFACGIGLDSGAFGLLDSDLNKPFLLLFSEPNYNMNAIIGANNSKETYYFSVDRAGHLDYCDLVFTSVNEELRGERDAMEMRNLVTDYTKNFFDHYILQKAASVESLAYDGVDLIKKTSNK, from the coding sequence ATGAAAACTTTTGACGCATTTCCAGAACCAATCGGCAGCTATACTGTCGGTCGAACCCAGATCGATTTTGAGTACACGGCATCAGATCACTCAAAAAGAGAACTGACGGCGTTTGTGTACTATCCGTCCGACAGTAGCGAAGGGAAGGCTACATCGACGTACATGTTTCCCGAAGTCTACGACATGCTTGATGAGCAGCCACTTCTCACTGCGTTGAAGGATGCTTACTCTATCGATATCAAGACCCAGTGTTACGACGACCTTGCTCTCTCGGGGAAGGAAAAGCGCTATCCGGTGTTATTCTATGTTTGCGGCGGGGGCGGTTCTCCAGAATGGGGTACTGTGATCAGTACAGACTTGGCAAGCTTGGGATATGTTGTGGTAAGCATCGGCCATCAGAATAGCACGATGTATAAGCGTAAAGACGGGCGCCTGTTTAATGTATCAAAGGATTTTTCGGATGTCATTATGGCGTTTTCTGAAGATCCGGAGATGGTGGCGTTGGCTAGTAAGATGGAGATGCGGCCTGACGATGAAACGGCCATTGAGATGTGCCAAAACGTGCTTACACTGCCGATCCTTGCCAAGTTAACAGAGTATAGCGAATTACAGGCAGAAGATGTAAGGTATGTAGCCGATTATCTTTACAAACTAGACTCTGGAGAGCTGAATTCCATCTTTAAGGGCAGATTGTTGCTTGAGGTTGGCATGGGTATAGTCGGACATTCTTATGGAGGGCCTACGACGGCGATTGTTTGCCGGGACGACGACCGGTTCGCTTGCGGGATTGGCTTGGATAGCGGTGCGTTCGGCCTTCTCGACAGCGACCTAAACAAACCCTTCTTGCTGTTGTTTAGTGAACCTAACTATAACATGAATGCGATCATTGGCGCTAACAATAGCAAGGAAACCTATTATTTCTCTGTTGATCGTGCTGGCCATCTAGATTACTGCGACCTCGTATTTACTAGTGTTAATGAGGAACTCAGAGGCGAACGGGATGCTATGGAAATGCGAAATCTTGTTACAGACTATACGAAGAACTTTTTTGATCATTACATCCTGCAGAAGGCTGCAAGTGTGGAGAGTCTGGCATATGATGGCGTGGACTTGATCAAGAAGACCAGCAATAAGTGA
- a CDS encoding TetR/AcrR family transcriptional regulator yields the protein MPKNTFFRLDEARREEIANSAMHLFVDNLYEDITMKMVLDRLSMHPGTFYRYFEDKDDLYCFLIRNVTEKRAAYFNNSNEDSLFQFFLTGLFGNVNGMVTEPLNELEIKLTKTLLYIPENILLKIYLNVLKGESFPLIKNILRRMRVDGYLRPDIDDDLISFMFESMQFNLVMFFREFDIKDSKLQHKISKYFTDFMSHGLLEDHKYTEIVSDLKKAKE from the coding sequence ATGCCAAAAAATACTTTCTTTCGTTTAGATGAAGCAAGGCGCGAGGAAATAGCTAATAGCGCTATGCATCTTTTTGTTGATAATCTTTACGAGGATATAACGATGAAGATGGTTTTGGATCGTTTGTCCATGCACCCCGGAACATTTTATCGGTATTTTGAAGACAAAGATGACCTATATTGTTTCTTAATACGTAATGTGACCGAGAAAAGAGCTGCGTATTTTAATAACAGTAATGAAGATTCCCTTTTCCAGTTTTTCCTTACAGGCTTATTTGGCAACGTGAATGGCATGGTGACGGAGCCGCTGAATGAGTTGGAAATCAAACTCACTAAAACACTTTTATACATTCCTGAGAACATTTTGCTTAAAATTTATCTCAATGTACTAAAGGGCGAATCATTCCCCTTAATCAAAAACATTTTACGCCGAATGAGGGTTGATGGATATCTCCGGCCTGATATTGACGACGACCTGATTTCTTTTATGTTTGAGTCCATGCAGTTTAATCTAGTTATGTTTTTTAGGGAATTCGATATTAAGGACTCTAAGCTACAACATAAGATTAGCAAGTACTTTACTGACTTTATGAGTCATGGGCTGCTAGAAGATCATAAATATACGGAAATTGTTAGCGATCTCAAAAAAGCCAAGGAGTAG
- a CDS encoding T7SS effector LXG polymorphic toxin has translation MNTLDVQEVLDALDEIVERKLHDQAQLERLQASIQKIIHLDSLQGEGGEAIKDHFATLHLPVLAAFQLFIGQYIEQLKQIRSNLLNFESSSALIREEFLADVKNGLDRVERYAIADATAIESIRASIADLLPLPPFSMEPVLRYAQQGKDHVRITAERLGNLDEANDTVLASAKSTLQELTTVVSQVANWTSGGVIASPETQAEIDANMEELYQNVVTQAIQMAPLDLSHVEGREGELYQDVLPLEFLYTGAYAPLYGSLKAANWYYLNHFPVSAILSNEQALQACRAPSMGETHAVTPSYFPLFARLSSLPANGTVSPAILTRQLQQLVPIQYQWYQAQLRTQAIQTDTSQVVATKEHDFTDEEVAAIQAYLENKPPGDGPLIAEVDEEVYNNGRYPGPTMDARVGADGIAYKNNIRTFLDPVVDFFFGDFLTLADPEASLGEKALATTFILVKPAKVAELGYDLSKVRKVETGNRTSQVNKVNIPENSIKHSNVGDFTTNPRTGAISRMKGGGHGQSNIEFLEKNNVDYNITQVYENGVRVGNVPGHKVKAKRTGSNQSWFPENWTESDITAAGAKVAESPKFANAENGVAIFGEYKGVRVGVIKTNGEIGTIFPDATKQP, from the coding sequence ATGAACACACTTGACGTACAAGAAGTACTCGATGCACTTGACGAAATTGTGGAACGAAAGCTTCACGATCAAGCACAGCTCGAACGCTTGCAGGCCAGCATCCAGAAGATCATTCACCTTGATTCCCTGCAAGGCGAAGGGGGCGAAGCAATCAAAGACCATTTTGCGACGCTCCATCTCCCTGTATTGGCAGCGTTCCAGCTTTTCATCGGCCAATACATCGAACAATTGAAGCAAATCCGCTCGAATTTGCTCAACTTTGAAAGCAGCTCCGCCCTGATCCGGGAAGAATTTCTCGCCGATGTCAAAAACGGCCTGGACCGAGTCGAGCGCTATGCGATCGCAGATGCGACAGCGATTGAGTCGATTCGCGCTTCCATCGCCGACCTATTGCCACTGCCCCCGTTCTCGATGGAACCAGTCCTTCGCTACGCCCAACAAGGCAAAGACCATGTCCGTATAACGGCGGAAAGGCTTGGCAACCTGGACGAAGCCAACGACACGGTGCTCGCAAGCGCAAAAAGCACTTTGCAAGAACTGACGACTGTCGTCAGCCAAGTAGCCAACTGGACCAGTGGCGGCGTGATCGCCTCCCCAGAAACGCAGGCGGAGATCGATGCCAATATGGAAGAGCTGTACCAAAATGTCGTGACACAAGCGATCCAAATGGCACCATTAGACCTAAGCCATGTCGAAGGCCGCGAAGGGGAGCTGTACCAAGACGTATTGCCGCTCGAATTTCTGTATACAGGCGCCTACGCCCCTCTATACGGTAGCCTGAAAGCAGCTAACTGGTATTACTTGAACCATTTCCCTGTCAGTGCCATCCTAAGCAATGAACAGGCGCTGCAAGCGTGCCGAGCACCATCGATGGGAGAAACCCATGCCGTTACCCCATCGTACTTCCCGTTATTTGCGCGCCTATCGAGCCTGCCCGCTAACGGGACGGTCTCACCGGCGATCCTGACACGGCAACTCCAACAGCTGGTGCCGATCCAATACCAATGGTACCAAGCCCAGCTCCGTACCCAAGCGATTCAAACGGACACGTCGCAAGTGGTCGCTACAAAAGAGCATGATTTTACTGATGAAGAAGTCGCAGCGATTCAAGCGTACCTGGAAAACAAACCTCCGGGCGACGGTCCCCTCATAGCCGAGGTTGACGAGGAAGTATACAACAATGGACGTTATCCTGGGCCGACGATGGATGCCCGTGTCGGCGCCGATGGGATCGCGTATAAAAACAACATCAGGACCTTCCTTGATCCAGTAGTCGACTTTTTCTTCGGTGACTTCCTCACGCTCGCCGACCCAGAAGCATCTCTCGGGGAGAAAGCCTTGGCAACGACGTTTATCTTAGTGAAGCCAGCGAAAGTGGCCGAACTAGGATATGACTTGTCGAAGGTGAGGAAGGTGGAGACGGGTAATAGAACTAGCCAGGTTAACAAAGTTAATATACCGGAAAATAGTATTAAACATTCAAATGTAGGTGACTTTACAACAAATCCTAGAACAGGAGCTATTTCAAGAATGAAGGGTGGAGGACATGGACAAAGTAATATTGAATTTTTAGAAAAAAATAATGTAGATTATAATATAACTCAAGTATATGAGAACGGTGTTAGAGTGGGGAATGTACCTGGACATAAGGTGAAAGCAAAAAGAACAGGTTCTAATCAGTCATGGTTTCCAGAAAACTGGACGGAGTCTGATATTACAGCAGCAGGTGCTAAGGTTGCTGAATCACCTAAATTTGCCAATGCTGAAAATGGAGTGGCTATTTTTGGAGAGTATAAAGGAGTTAGGGTTGGTGTTATAAAAACTAATGGAGAGATAGGGACTATTTTTCCAGATGCTACTAAACAACCATAG
- a CDS encoding YwqI/YxiC family protein has protein sequence MPEIKIDEDEVLSALSETGEQASYSVSDHEPAIHTSSMAFLHSLLEVESGYAEQLNRYLDVVKNVQAETKELVQTYGVVDEMLASRR, from the coding sequence ATGCCGGAAATCAAAATTGATGAAGACGAAGTGCTCAGCGCTTTAAGCGAAACGGGGGAACAGGCCAGCTATTCTGTGTCGGATCACGAGCCTGCGATCCATACGTCGTCGATGGCCTTTCTCCATTCATTGCTGGAAGTAGAAAGCGGGTATGCTGAACAATTAAATCGCTACTTAGACGTCGTGAAAAACGTACAAGCAGAAACGAAAGAACTCGTTCAAACGTACGGAGTCGTGGACGAGATGCTGGCAAGCCGCCGATAA